In Rhodothermus marinus DSM 4252, a single genomic region encodes these proteins:
- a CDS encoding RNA polymerase sigma factor yields the protein MTSIDQQLEALLAEGRQRLLQYIQHKVSDPQGAEDILQNSLLKALQAAPGLRSREKLVPWFYRIVQHAIVDAQRQRAREQRIHQAYMAEQEAIPHEDATLICECFRALLPSLKEAYRLLIEKIDLEGEDPREVAQQLGITRNNLHVRLHRARRQLRERLEALCTACTTPDHSDCRC from the coding sequence ATGACTTCCATCGATCAACAACTGGAAGCATTACTTGCCGAAGGGCGTCAGCGTCTGTTGCAATACATTCAACACAAAGTATCCGATCCACAGGGGGCCGAAGATATCCTGCAAAACAGCCTGCTCAAGGCATTGCAGGCGGCACCAGGCCTCCGAAGCCGAGAAAAACTGGTGCCGTGGTTTTACCGCATTGTGCAGCATGCTATTGTGGATGCGCAGCGCCAACGCGCCCGCGAACAGCGTATCCATCAGGCCTATATGGCTGAACAGGAAGCAATCCCCCACGAAGATGCCACCCTGATTTGCGAGTGCTTTCGTGCGCTGCTTCCGTCCCTGAAAGAAGCGTACCGTTTGCTTATTGAGAAAATAGATCTTGAGGGTGAGGATCCCCGGGAGGTGGCGCAGCAACTGGGTATCACCCGCAACAACCTGCACGTGCGGCTTCACAGAGCACGGCGTCAGCTGCGGGAGCGTCTGGAAGCGCTCTGCACGGCATGCACCACGCCGGATCATTCAGATTGTCGGTGCTGA
- a CDS encoding heavy metal translocating P-type ATPase — MVEDFRRRFWISLVLTVPILVLSPMIQAFLGLGEALRFPGDLWVLWALSSVVFFYGGWPFLKGIAEELRQRNPGMMTLIAIAISVAYLYSSAVVFGLAGKIFFWELATLIDVMLLGHWIEMRSVLGASRALEELARLMPTEAHRVMPDGSIQDVPLDQLQAGDRVLVRPGEKIPADGVIVEGHTTVNEALLTGESAPVEKKVGDTVIGGAINGEGSLVVEVQKTGAESYLSQVIELVRQAQETKSRTQDLANRAARWLTVVALGGGALTLAVWTLVMGQPFDFALERMVTVMVIACPHALGLAVPLVVAVSTALSAQNGLLIRDRTAFENARNLQAVIFDKTGTLTEGRFGVTDTLVFQDGLSEEELLTLAAAVEQHSEHPIARGIVEAVAHPPAAEDFEAIPGKGARARVNGEEVRVVSPGYLREHGLEVQDERVDRLAEQGKTVVFVVRDGRVAGAIALADVIRPESKEAVRQLKAMGLQVMMLTGDNRRVAAWVAREIGLDDYFAEVLPDQKAAKVREVQQRGLRVAMVGDGINDAPALAQADVGIAIGAGTDVAIETADIVLVRNDPRDVVSILRLSRATYRKMVQNLWWAAGYNIVAIPLAAGVLYNLGLLLSPAAGAALMSLSTVIVAINARFLNIV; from the coding sequence ATGGTGGAGGACTTCCGGCGGCGCTTCTGGATTTCCCTGGTCCTGACGGTGCCGATTCTGGTGCTTTCGCCCATGATCCAGGCTTTTCTGGGGCTGGGCGAAGCGCTGCGCTTTCCGGGTGACCTGTGGGTGCTCTGGGCGCTCTCGTCCGTCGTGTTCTTCTATGGAGGCTGGCCGTTCCTGAAAGGCATTGCCGAGGAGCTGCGCCAGCGCAATCCCGGCATGATGACACTGATCGCCATCGCCATCAGCGTGGCCTATCTCTACTCGAGCGCGGTGGTCTTCGGACTGGCCGGCAAAATCTTTTTCTGGGAGCTGGCCACCCTGATCGATGTGATGCTGCTGGGGCACTGGATCGAAATGCGCTCGGTGCTGGGGGCGTCGCGGGCGCTGGAAGAGCTGGCCCGCCTGATGCCGACCGAAGCCCACAGGGTGATGCCGGATGGCTCGATCCAGGATGTGCCGCTCGATCAGCTGCAGGCGGGCGATCGCGTGCTGGTGCGCCCCGGCGAGAAAATTCCGGCCGACGGCGTGATCGTCGAAGGCCACACCACGGTCAACGAGGCGCTGCTTACCGGCGAATCGGCACCGGTCGAGAAAAAGGTCGGCGACACGGTGATCGGTGGCGCCATCAACGGCGAGGGGTCGCTCGTCGTGGAGGTGCAGAAAACCGGCGCCGAAAGCTACCTGTCGCAGGTCATCGAGCTGGTCCGTCAGGCACAGGAGACGAAGTCCCGGACCCAGGACCTGGCCAACCGGGCCGCCCGCTGGCTCACCGTCGTGGCGCTGGGAGGCGGCGCGCTGACGCTGGCGGTCTGGACGCTGGTCATGGGCCAGCCGTTCGACTTTGCGCTGGAGCGCATGGTGACCGTCATGGTGATCGCCTGCCCGCATGCGCTGGGGCTGGCCGTGCCGCTGGTGGTGGCCGTCTCGACCGCCCTGTCCGCCCAGAATGGGCTGCTGATCCGTGACCGTACGGCCTTCGAAAATGCGCGCAATCTGCAGGCGGTGATCTTCGACAAAACGGGCACGCTCACCGAAGGGCGTTTCGGCGTGACCGACACGCTGGTCTTTCAAGACGGGCTCTCCGAAGAGGAACTGCTGACACTTGCGGCGGCCGTCGAGCAGCATTCCGAGCACCCGATTGCCCGGGGCATCGTCGAGGCGGTGGCCCATCCCCCGGCCGCCGAGGATTTCGAAGCCATCCCGGGCAAAGGCGCGCGGGCCCGCGTCAATGGCGAGGAAGTCCGCGTGGTCAGTCCGGGCTACCTGCGCGAGCACGGGCTGGAGGTGCAGGACGAACGCGTAGACCGACTGGCCGAACAGGGCAAAACGGTGGTGTTTGTCGTGCGCGATGGCCGGGTCGCCGGCGCGATCGCCCTGGCCGACGTGATCCGTCCCGAATCGAAAGAGGCCGTGCGCCAGCTCAAAGCGATGGGCCTGCAGGTGATGATGCTCACCGGCGACAACCGCCGCGTGGCCGCCTGGGTCGCCCGCGAGATCGGCCTGGACGACTATTTCGCCGAAGTGCTTCCTGATCAGAAGGCGGCCAAGGTCAGGGAAGTGCAGCAGCGCGGGCTGCGCGTGGCCATGGTGGGCGACGGGATCAATGACGCGCCAGCCCTGGCACAGGCCGATGTGGGCATTGCCATCGGCGCCGGGACCGACGTGGCCATCGAGACGGCCGACATCGTGCTCGTGCGCAACGATCCACGCGACGTGGTGTCGATCCTGCGCCTGAGCCGTGCCACCTATCGCAAGATGGTGCAGAATCTCTGGTGGGCGGCCGGCTACAACATCGTCGCCATCCCGCTGGCCGCCGGCGTGCTCTACAACCTAGGCCTGCTATTGAGTCCGGCTGCTGGCGCCGCCCTTATGAGCCTGAGTACCGTCATCGTTGCCATCAATGCACGTTTTCTCAACATCGTATAA
- a CDS encoding ABC1 kinase family protein, with protein MPPAVATRARRARQIAEVLLRHGLGYLVSIFGLERFVPLHRGLLGHPRRPEPYAAPEHLRMALEELGAAWIKLGQFLATRADLLPPSYQRELARLQDAAAPVPGAQIQAVIEAELGRPVSELFARFEPEPLAAASIGQAHAATLPDGTEVVVKVRRPGVVEQVEQDLELLLTLAHTASRHWELAETYDIVGIVQEFALTLRAELDYLREGRNAERFAHNFAGNPAVHIPRVFWEYTTSRVLTLERIRGIKIDNLTALDTAGFDRTELAGRVARILMQMVFEDGFFHADPHPGNFFVESDGTIGLIDFGMVGVVDGPTQDRLAQLLLALAQQDPDRLVDAFLELGVARRYVDRLALREDLRHFVLAYYDRPLRELRLEPLLKEALAIVRRHHLHLPTNLVLLAKTIMMAEGLAARLAPDFQVATLLPGYVRRLLLHRYLPLRWIRRLSWTGLEAAEFGLELPRQLRRLLHALEQGNLQLGMRPEGFEPLIARLERLTNRLVLGMITAAFIVGLAVLMTAFRLPGIEHLIGPLFGLGFLLTALLAAYLIWVILRSGRI; from the coding sequence ATGCCTCCTGCTGTTGCCACGCGGGCGCGGCGGGCCCGCCAGATCGCCGAAGTGCTGCTCCGCCACGGCCTGGGCTATCTTGTGAGTATCTTCGGCCTGGAGCGCTTCGTGCCTTTGCATCGGGGTCTGCTGGGCCATCCGCGCCGCCCCGAACCCTATGCCGCGCCCGAGCACCTGCGCATGGCGCTCGAAGAGCTGGGCGCCGCCTGGATCAAGCTCGGCCAGTTTCTGGCCACCCGCGCCGACCTGCTTCCCCCTTCCTACCAGCGCGAACTGGCCCGTCTGCAGGATGCCGCCGCCCCCGTCCCGGGCGCGCAAATCCAGGCCGTCATCGAGGCCGAACTGGGACGCCCGGTCTCCGAGCTGTTCGCCCGCTTCGAGCCCGAACCACTGGCCGCCGCCTCGATCGGCCAGGCCCACGCGGCCACCCTGCCCGACGGCACCGAGGTGGTCGTCAAGGTGCGACGCCCCGGTGTCGTCGAACAGGTCGAGCAGGACCTGGAGCTGCTGCTGACCCTGGCCCACACCGCCAGCCGCCACTGGGAACTGGCCGAAACCTACGACATCGTGGGCATCGTGCAGGAATTCGCGCTGACGCTCCGAGCCGAACTGGACTACCTGCGCGAAGGCCGCAATGCCGAACGCTTCGCCCATAACTTCGCCGGCAACCCGGCCGTCCACATCCCCCGCGTGTTCTGGGAGTACACCACCTCGCGCGTGCTCACCCTGGAGCGCATCCGGGGCATCAAGATCGACAACCTGACCGCGCTCGACACCGCCGGCTTCGACCGCACCGAACTGGCCGGACGCGTGGCGCGCATTCTGATGCAGATGGTCTTTGAGGACGGCTTTTTTCATGCCGATCCGCACCCCGGCAACTTTTTCGTCGAGTCTGACGGCACCATCGGACTGATCGACTTCGGCATGGTCGGCGTCGTAGACGGCCCCACGCAGGATCGGCTGGCGCAACTGCTGCTGGCGCTCGCACAGCAGGATCCGGATCGGCTGGTGGACGCCTTCCTGGAGCTAGGTGTGGCCCGACGGTATGTGGACCGCCTCGCGCTTCGCGAGGACCTGCGCCATTTCGTGCTGGCCTACTACGACCGCCCGCTGCGTGAGCTGCGCCTGGAGCCGCTGCTGAAGGAAGCACTGGCCATCGTTCGTCGCCATCACCTGCACCTGCCCACCAACCTGGTGCTGCTGGCGAAAACCATCATGATGGCCGAAGGGCTGGCCGCCCGGCTGGCCCCCGACTTTCAGGTGGCCACGCTATTGCCCGGCTACGTTCGCCGCCTGCTGTTGCACCGCTACCTGCCGCTGCGGTGGATTCGCCGGTTGAGCTGGACAGGCCTTGAGGCGGCCGAGTTCGGGCTGGAGCTTCCGCGCCAGCTCCGGCGCCTGCTGCACGCGCTGGAGCAGGGCAACCTGCAACTGGGCATGCGGCCCGAAGGCTTCGAGCCGCTCATCGCCCGGCTGGAGCGACTGACCAACCGACTGGTGCTGGGCATGATCACGGCCGCCTTCATCGTGGGCCTGGCCGTGCTGATGACGGCGTTTCGCCTGCCCGGCATCGAGCACCTGATCGGCCCGCTTTTCGGACTGGGCTTTCTGCTGACCGCCCTGCTGGCCGCCTACCTGATCTGGGTGATTCTGCGCTCCGGACGAATCTGA
- the purD gene encoding phosphoribosylamine--glycine ligase, which yields MRILVLGSGGREHAITWALAQSPQRPDLFIAPGNPGTAALGRNVPIAANDAANLRKLVRDEGIELVVVGPEQPLVEGVADALRAEGARVVGPSAAAARLEGSKAFAKAFMQRHGIPTAAYRTFAAEQLDEALAYIDRHPEPLVVKASGLAAGKGAVVCATREEARRTLRWMMEEGGLGKAGHEVVIEEFMEGEEASVFALTDGRDYVLLAPAQDHKRIGEGDTGPNTGGMGAYAPAPVVTEAVLERVAREIVEPVLAGMADEGHPYQGVLYCGLMITDEGPKVVEFNCRLGDPEAQVVLPVAEVDWVEVFDRVASGQVAGFSVPPARRAAACVVLASEGYPGSYRKGLPIEGLEAAEALPDVIVFQAGTRRADDGRLVTAGGRVLGVTAVAESLAAAIRRAYEAVEAIQFEGKYFRRDIGQKGLARLATAGSV from the coding sequence ATGCGAATTTTAGTGCTCGGAAGTGGCGGACGGGAGCATGCGATCACCTGGGCGCTGGCGCAGAGCCCGCAGCGTCCGGATCTGTTCATTGCGCCGGGCAACCCCGGCACGGCTGCGCTGGGCCGAAACGTCCCGATTGCGGCCAACGACGCGGCGAACCTGCGCAAGCTGGTGCGTGACGAAGGCATCGAGCTGGTCGTGGTCGGACCGGAGCAGCCGCTGGTCGAAGGGGTGGCCGACGCGCTCCGTGCCGAAGGCGCGCGCGTGGTGGGACCGTCGGCGGCCGCCGCTCGCCTGGAAGGAAGCAAGGCGTTCGCCAAAGCCTTCATGCAGCGCCACGGCATCCCGACGGCCGCCTACCGGACGTTCGCAGCCGAGCAACTGGACGAGGCGCTGGCCTACATCGACCGGCACCCGGAGCCGCTGGTCGTCAAGGCCAGCGGACTGGCGGCCGGCAAGGGCGCCGTCGTGTGCGCCACGCGGGAGGAGGCCCGCCGAACGTTGCGCTGGATGATGGAAGAAGGAGGCCTGGGTAAGGCCGGCCATGAGGTCGTAATTGAGGAGTTCATGGAGGGCGAAGAGGCCAGCGTCTTTGCGCTGACCGACGGCCGCGATTACGTGCTGCTGGCTCCGGCGCAGGACCACAAACGCATCGGGGAGGGCGACACGGGCCCCAATACGGGCGGTATGGGCGCCTACGCGCCGGCCCCGGTGGTGACCGAGGCCGTGCTGGAGCGAGTGGCCCGCGAGATCGTCGAGCCCGTGCTGGCCGGCATGGCCGATGAAGGGCATCCCTACCAGGGCGTGCTCTACTGCGGCCTGATGATCACCGACGAAGGGCCGAAGGTGGTCGAGTTCAACTGTCGCCTGGGCGATCCGGAGGCGCAGGTGGTGCTGCCGGTGGCTGAGGTGGACTGGGTGGAGGTATTCGATCGCGTGGCGTCCGGTCAGGTGGCTGGCTTTTCGGTGCCGCCCGCCCGTCGTGCGGCCGCCTGTGTGGTGCTGGCCTCCGAGGGCTACCCGGGCAGCTACCGGAAGGGGCTGCCGATCGAAGGGCTGGAGGCGGCCGAGGCCCTGCCGGACGTGATCGTCTTCCAGGCCGGCACGCGGCGTGCGGACGACGGACGGCTGGTGACGGCCGGCGGTCGCGTGCTGGGCGTGACAGCCGTGGCCGAATCGCTGGCGGCGGCCATTCGCCGCGCCTACGAGGCCGTCGAAGCCATTCAGTTCGAGGGGAAATACTTCCGTCGTGACATCGGACAGAAAGGGCTGGCGCGACTGGCGACGGCCGGTTCGGTGTAG
- a CDS encoding gamma carbonic anhydrase family protein, which produces MIRDFLGAYPRFDATNFIAPNAVVIGDVTLEPYASIWYGAVVRADVNWIRIGEASNIQDGAIIHVTRGTAPTLIGPRVTVGHGAVLHGCTVEENVLIGIGAVVLDGAVIGRDTIIGARALVPPGMKVPPRSLVLGVPGRVVRTLTDEEVAGIARYAQNYLEYSAIYRGEVQPERNPFYDPSETPDGHSG; this is translated from the coding sequence ATGATTCGTGATTTTCTGGGCGCCTACCCCCGATTCGACGCCACCAACTTCATCGCGCCGAACGCCGTGGTCATTGGCGACGTGACGCTGGAGCCCTACGCCAGCATCTGGTACGGCGCCGTCGTCCGGGCCGACGTGAACTGGATCCGGATCGGCGAGGCCTCGAACATCCAGGACGGCGCGATCATCCACGTAACGCGCGGGACGGCCCCTACGCTGATCGGGCCGCGCGTGACGGTGGGGCACGGCGCCGTGCTGCACGGCTGTACCGTGGAGGAAAATGTACTGATTGGAATCGGCGCCGTGGTGCTCGACGGCGCCGTCATCGGACGCGATACGATCATTGGAGCGCGGGCGCTCGTGCCGCCCGGCATGAAGGTGCCGCCGCGCTCGCTGGTGCTGGGCGTGCCGGGACGTGTGGTGCGCACGCTCACCGACGAGGAGGTGGCCGGCATCGCCCGCTACGCGCAGAACTACCTGGAATACAGCGCCATCTATCGTGGCGAGGTGCAGCCCGAGCGCAACCCGTTCTACGATCCATCGGAAACCCCCGACGGCCACTCGGGTTAG
- the mutS gene encoding DNA mismatch repair protein MutS has protein sequence MASREAEKQVGQTPLMRQYYKIKSRYPNAILLFRMGDFYETFDEDAHIVSRVLGITLTKRSNGQAADVPLAGFPHHALDNYLPKLVRAGYRVAICEQLEDPKFARKVVKRDVVEVVTPGVSFHEHLLDPKRANYLAAVVWGTERGERDRIGFAFLDASTGEFSVTEAPAHRLEDLLQTIQPAEVLVDKRQRDRLQGVRGLSFVVTPQEDWVFSFDYAYEVLLRHFKTHSLKGFGVDDLRLGLQAAGAALHYLGETQKGRLPHVRRLTRYVTDEYMVLDPQTKRNLELVASLQDGTQEGSLVQILDETLTPMGGRLLRRWLLRPLKNVRQIEKRLDAVEALVRDRRLRERLREELRQVGDLERLAARVCTGRATPRDLMHLRLTLEQIPPIKQVLADVSCDTLRRLAEQLTLCTQVVERIRQALVDDPPASLSDGGVIRDGFSAELDELREIARSGKDFIARLQQKEIERTGIPSLKVGFNKVFGYYIEVTNAHRNKIPPHYIRKQTLVNAERYITPELKEYEEKILSAEEKIASLEAELFNRLRLEVAEATAELQLNASLLAMLDVFCSLAEVADRYGYTRPELHEGTELLIEEGRHPVVERTLPPGEPFIPNDIYLDTHAQQILIITGPNMAGKSVVLRQTGLIVLLAQIGSFVPARRARIGIVDRIFTRVGASDNLAAGESTFLVEMNETANILNNATPRSLILLDEVGRGTSTFDGLSIAWALVEYLHETPSVAARTLFATHYHELNELAERFPRVKNFRVQVEEHDGRVIFLHKLVPGGADHSYGIEVARMAGLPEPVIARAREILRHLEAQHLVVEAPAGDGEPVRPVRARRAERIPADTSAFQLSLFAQPEPDPVAEELKERLRRIDPNRMTPIEALLLLDELKRLVERHDS, from the coding sequence ATGGCTTCCAGGGAAGCGGAGAAACAGGTGGGGCAGACGCCGCTCATGCGGCAGTACTACAAGATCAAGTCCCGCTATCCGAACGCCATCCTGCTGTTTCGGATGGGGGACTTCTACGAGACCTTCGACGAAGACGCGCACATCGTCAGCCGCGTGCTGGGCATCACGCTGACGAAGCGGTCCAACGGCCAGGCGGCCGACGTGCCGCTGGCGGGCTTTCCGCACCACGCACTGGACAACTACCTGCCGAAGCTGGTGCGGGCCGGCTACCGGGTGGCCATCTGCGAGCAACTCGAAGATCCCAAATTCGCCCGCAAGGTCGTCAAGCGCGACGTCGTCGAGGTCGTCACCCCGGGCGTCTCGTTCCACGAACACCTGCTCGATCCCAAACGGGCCAACTACCTGGCCGCCGTGGTCTGGGGCACCGAACGAGGCGAGCGTGACCGTATCGGCTTTGCCTTTCTCGATGCCTCGACGGGCGAGTTTTCAGTGACGGAGGCGCCGGCCCATCGCCTGGAAGATCTGCTGCAGACGATCCAGCCGGCCGAGGTGCTCGTCGATAAACGCCAGCGTGACCGGCTGCAGGGCGTGCGGGGCCTTTCGTTTGTCGTTACGCCCCAGGAAGACTGGGTCTTCAGCTTTGACTATGCCTACGAAGTGCTGCTCCGGCACTTCAAGACGCACTCGCTCAAGGGCTTTGGCGTCGATGACCTGCGGCTGGGACTCCAGGCGGCCGGAGCAGCCCTGCACTACCTGGGCGAGACGCAGAAGGGCCGGCTGCCCCACGTGCGTCGGCTGACGCGCTACGTCACCGACGAATACATGGTGCTCGATCCGCAGACGAAGCGCAACCTGGAGCTGGTCGCCTCGCTGCAGGACGGTACGCAGGAAGGCTCGCTCGTACAGATCCTCGACGAGACGCTCACGCCGATGGGCGGGCGACTGCTCCGGCGCTGGCTGCTGCGGCCGCTCAAAAACGTGCGCCAGATCGAAAAGCGCCTGGATGCCGTCGAGGCGCTCGTGCGCGACCGCCGACTGCGCGAACGCCTGCGCGAAGAGCTGCGCCAGGTGGGCGACCTGGAGCGGCTGGCCGCCCGCGTCTGCACCGGACGTGCCACCCCGCGCGACCTGATGCACCTGCGGCTGACACTCGAGCAGATTCCCCCCATCAAGCAGGTGCTCGCCGACGTGTCCTGCGACACGCTGCGCCGCCTGGCCGAACAGCTCACGCTCTGTACGCAGGTGGTCGAGCGCATCCGCCAGGCGCTTGTCGATGATCCGCCGGCCTCGCTGAGCGACGGTGGCGTGATCCGCGACGGCTTCAGCGCCGAGCTGGATGAACTGCGCGAGATCGCCCGCTCCGGTAAGGACTTCATCGCTCGCCTGCAGCAGAAAGAGATCGAGCGCACGGGCATCCCGTCGCTCAAGGTGGGCTTCAACAAGGTGTTCGGCTATTACATCGAAGTCACCAACGCCCACCGCAACAAAATCCCGCCGCATTACATCCGCAAGCAGACGCTGGTCAATGCCGAGCGCTACATCACGCCGGAGCTGAAAGAGTACGAGGAAAAAATTCTCTCGGCCGAGGAGAAGATCGCCAGCCTGGAGGCCGAGTTGTTCAACCGGTTGCGTCTGGAGGTGGCCGAGGCGACGGCCGAGCTGCAGCTCAACGCGTCGCTGCTGGCCATGCTCGATGTGTTCTGCAGCCTGGCCGAAGTGGCCGATCGTTACGGCTACACGCGACCGGAACTGCACGAGGGCACCGAGCTGCTCATCGAAGAAGGCCGCCATCCGGTGGTCGAGCGTACGCTACCGCCCGGCGAGCCGTTCATCCCGAACGACATCTACCTCGACACGCACGCGCAGCAGATCCTGATCATCACGGGACCGAACATGGCCGGCAAGAGCGTGGTGCTGCGCCAGACCGGCCTGATCGTACTGCTGGCGCAGATCGGTTCGTTCGTGCCGGCCCGCCGCGCCCGCATCGGGATCGTCGATCGCATCTTCACGCGTGTGGGCGCTTCGGACAACCTGGCCGCCGGCGAGAGTACGTTTCTCGTCGAAATGAACGAGACGGCCAACATTCTCAACAATGCCACGCCGCGCTCGCTGATCCTGCTCGACGAGGTGGGGCGGGGTACTTCGACGTTCGACGGGCTGTCGATCGCCTGGGCGCTTGTCGAGTACCTGCACGAGACGCCCTCGGTGGCCGCGCGCACGCTGTTCGCCACGCACTACCACGAACTGAACGAACTGGCCGAACGCTTCCCGCGCGTGAAGAACTTCCGCGTGCAGGTCGAGGAGCACGACGGCCGGGTGATCTTTCTGCACAAACTGGTGCCGGGCGGGGCCGACCATTCCTACGGCATCGAGGTGGCCCGCATGGCCGGATTGCCCGAGCCGGTCATTGCGCGCGCCCGTGAGATCCTGCGCCATCTGGAGGCGCAGCACCTTGTGGTCGAAGCACCGGCCGGCGACGGCGAGCCCGTGCGTCCCGTGCGGGCACGACGGGCCGAACGCATTCCCGCCGACACGTCGGCCTTCCAGCTTTCGCTCTTTGCGCAACCCGAGCCCGATCCGGTTGCCGAGGAGCTCAAAGAGCGGCTGCGCCGGATCGATCCCAACCGCATGACGCCCATCGAGGCCCTGCTCCTGCTCGACGAACTCAAGCGGCTTGTGGAACGCCATGATTCGTGA
- the paaA gene encoding 1,2-phenylacetyl-CoA epoxidase subunit PaaA, with translation MKDEAILEAEFQARIDADEKIEPKDWMPERYRRQLVRMMSQHAHSEIVGMLPEGNWITRAPTLRRKMALLAKVQDEAGHGLYLYSATETLGVDRYQLIRDLLEGRAKYSNIFNYPTLTWADVGVIGWFVDGAAIVNQTMLAKSSYGPYARAMIRICKEEAFHKRQGYEICVTLARGTPEQRRMLQDAINRWWWPTLMMFGPPDDQSPNSAELLRWKVKRKTNDELRQHFINITVPQVLALGMAIPDPELRYDEKTGNWLIGPIDWDEFWRVIRGHGPCNRERLQARRKAHEEGAWVREAVQAYARKRQQQAASTAAEVSHG, from the coding sequence ATGAAAGACGAAGCTATCCTGGAAGCCGAATTTCAGGCGCGTATCGACGCGGATGAGAAGATCGAACCGAAAGACTGGATGCCGGAGCGCTATCGGCGCCAGCTCGTCCGCATGATGTCGCAGCACGCCCATTCGGAAATCGTGGGCATGTTGCCCGAAGGCAACTGGATCACGCGGGCACCCACGCTGCGCCGCAAAATGGCCCTGCTGGCCAAGGTGCAGGACGAAGCCGGCCACGGCCTCTACCTCTACAGTGCCACCGAGACGCTTGGTGTCGATCGCTACCAGCTCATTCGCGACCTGCTCGAAGGCCGGGCCAAATATTCGAACATTTTCAACTACCCCACACTCACCTGGGCCGACGTGGGCGTCATCGGGTGGTTCGTCGACGGCGCGGCGATCGTCAACCAGACGATGCTGGCCAAAAGCTCCTACGGCCCCTACGCCCGCGCCATGATCCGCATCTGCAAGGAAGAAGCCTTCCACAAGCGACAGGGCTACGAGATCTGCGTGACGCTGGCGCGGGGCACGCCCGAGCAGCGCCGGATGCTCCAGGACGCCATCAACCGCTGGTGGTGGCCCACGCTGATGATGTTCGGCCCGCCGGACGACCAGTCGCCCAACAGCGCCGAACTGCTGCGCTGGAAGGTCAAGCGCAAGACGAACGACGAGCTGCGCCAGCACTTCATCAACATCACCGTGCCGCAGGTGCTGGCACTGGGGATGGCGATTCCCGATCCGGAGCTGCGCTACGACGAAAAGACGGGCAACTGGCTGATCGGACCGATCGACTGGGACGAATTCTGGCGGGTGATCCGCGGCCACGGCCCCTGCAACCGGGAACGGCTGCAGGCCCGCCGCAAAGCCCATGAAGAGGGCGCCTGGGTTCGCGAGGCCGTGCAGGCCTATGCCCGCAAACGCCAACAGCAAGCTGCCTCAACCGCTGCAGAAGTAAGCCATGGCTGA
- the paaB gene encoding 1,2-phenylacetyl-CoA epoxidase subunit PaaB, which yields MAEMENGMRLWEVFVQPRTGAPHEHAGSVRATHAEMALQHARDVYARRGPVVSIWVVPTDAIYATRPGDEGPFFDPADNKPYRHPLFYKVPHGVKNI from the coding sequence ATGGCTGAAATGGAAAACGGCATGCGGCTGTGGGAAGTGTTCGTGCAGCCGCGCACGGGCGCTCCCCATGAGCATGCGGGCAGTGTGCGAGCTACCCATGCCGAGATGGCCCTCCAGCACGCCCGCGACGTGTATGCCCGCCGGGGCCCGGTCGTCAGCATCTGGGTGGTTCCCACCGACGCGATCTACGCCACCAGGCCCGGAGATGAGGGGCCGTTCTTCGATCCGGCCGACAACAAGCCGTATCGCCACCCGCTCTTTTACAAGGTGCCCCACGGTGTAAAAAACATCTGA
- the paaC gene encoding 1,2-phenylacetyl-CoA epoxidase subunit PaaC, with translation MTLETLDAALRPALFEYLLRLGDDALILGHRLSEWCGHGPYLEEDIALANLALDCLGHAEALLTLAGEVEGRGRTADDLAFLRDAYDFRNVQMVELPRGDFAFTITRQFLFATYACLLYEALQQSAFEPLAGIAAKAHKEMRYHLRHSSEWMRCLGDGTDESHRRAQTALDELWMYTGELFEVDDTLRTLTEARIAPDMAALQPKWREQVEAVLREATLTVPEDPPYMATGGRRGHHTEHLGHLLAEMQFLQRAYPGAQW, from the coding sequence ATGACGCTCGAAACGCTGGATGCGGCGCTGCGCCCGGCGCTGTTTGAATACCTGCTGCGCCTGGGTGACGATGCGCTGATTCTGGGCCACAGGCTTTCGGAGTGGTGTGGCCACGGCCCGTACCTCGAAGAAGACATTGCGCTGGCCAACCTGGCGCTCGACTGCCTGGGTCATGCCGAGGCGCTGCTGACGCTGGCCGGCGAGGTCGAGGGCCGGGGCCGTACGGCCGACGACCTGGCCTTTCTCCGGGATGCGTACGACTTCCGCAACGTGCAGATGGTTGAGCTGCCCCGGGGCGATTTTGCCTTCACGATCACGCGCCAGTTTCTGTTTGCCACTTACGCCTGCCTGCTCTACGAAGCGCTGCAGCAGAGCGCCTTCGAGCCGCTGGCGGGGATTGCGGCCAAGGCGCACAAAGAAATGCGCTACCACCTGCGCCACAGCAGCGAATGGATGCGTTGCCTGGGCGACGGCACCGACGAGAGCCACCGGCGCGCGCAGACGGCCCTCGACGAACTCTGGATGTACACGGGCGAACTGTTCGAGGTGGACGACACGCTTCGCACGCTCACCGAAGCCCGCATTGCGCCCGATATGGCCGCCCTGCAACCGAAATGGCGGGAGCAGGTCGAGGCCGTCCTCCGCGAGGCCACGCTGACCGTTCCGGAAGATCCGCCCTACATGGCCACAGGCGGGCGACGCGGCCATCACACGGAGCACCTGGGCCACCTGCTGGCCGAGATGCAGTTTCTCCAGCGGGCCTACCCGGGCGCTCAGTGGTAG